A region of the Verrucomicrobiia bacterium genome:
GAGGGTATGGAAAAAGCGTCCGGTAGTTTGGATATCGCCAAATGTGACGGAAACGAGCTTGGTAGGGTCGGCCGGCCGTCCATTTGTCACAAAGTAACGGACAAACACCTCCTTCTTACCTACACCCACAATCTCACAGTCACCTTTAGCGGAGGTTAACGGCAGCTTCTTAGGCACGGTAACTTTTTCAGCCGTAAAGAGGACAAGGTACCGTTCGTTTTCCCCTGGTTCCTTGTCGCAGAACAGAGGGAACTCCAACAGAGAGTCTACTTCTTCGACGGTCCGAATATACACCG
Encoded here:
- a CDS encoding DUF1697 domain-containing protein, giving the protein MRRYIAFLRGINVGGNRVVKMEVLRKLFEELGLEGVKTYIQSGNVFFDADADPQKLEAQIAPHLHTALGFQVPVYIRTVEEVDSLLEFPLFCDKEPGENERYLVLFTAEKVTVPKKLPLTSAKGDCEIVGVGKKEVFVRYFVTNGRPADPTKLVSVTFGDIQTTGRFFHTLKKIVTAAKA